The segment CCTCAGGGTAAGGACTCAGTCTTCATTTACTAACCGTGTGTACAACTGACAGGGAAaagtcatcatttaaaaaaatcccgggacttccctggaggtccagtggttaggactatgtgcttctactgcagggggtccAGTTTCCATCCTatttgccacaattaaagatcctgcatgcagcgaCTAAGACcgggtgcagccaaaataaatacattgaattttttaaaaataaataaaattctgttgacATGCTCTTGTTTTGAATGGCCCTAGTGGGCTTTCTgagtatttttattctgttactgCTTTATACCAGCACTCTAGTATCTTTCTTCCATATCTTCAAAAATCAGATGAAAGAATTATAAAGAACTTTGGCGGGAAAGCCATCCAGGTGGTATATCATCAAATGCAACTTTGTTCacttctttctccatctctttagGAGACTTCTTACAATTCTCCACGACACCACAGAGAGCGGGAAATGATCCCCCTGGTGTTTCAAATCCAAGTGAAACAGACACGGAGATAAGTACCATGAGAGAAAAGTTTCTCGCCAGTGTGACCAAGTTGGTAGAAAGCAAAAGTTACAACAGCAaggtattttccaaagaaaagtaCTTTCAAACAATCAAGGAAGTCAAAGAAgctaaggagaaggggaagaagtcATCACGTGATTATCGCCGTGCAGCAAAATATGATGTGATTTCTGTAGCAGGCACAGAGAAACTCATAGAGGCTGCTCACAGAGAACGAGATCGGATACGGTATTACGTACACAAGGAAGAGCTGTTTGACATCCTTCACGACACACATCTCAATATTGGCCATGGCGGGCGGACACGCATGCTCAAGGAACTGCAAGGCAAATATGGGAATGTCACCAAAGAAGTCATTGTcttatatctgactctgtgtaaaCAGTGCCACCAGAAGAACCCAGTACCCAAGAGAGGCCTTGCACCCAAGCCCATGCCATGTAAGGACAATGACTCCAGATGCCAAGTTGAAATCCTTGATATGCAGTCAAATGCTGATGGAGAGTTCAAGTTCATTTTGTATTACCAGGACCACTTAACCAAGTTCATTATTTTACGGCCATTAAAAGCCAAGCAGGCCCACGAGGTAGTCAGCGTCCTGTTGGATATTTTCACAATTCTTG is part of the Bubalus kerabau isolate K-KA32 ecotype Philippines breed swamp buffalo chromosome 4, PCC_UOA_SB_1v2, whole genome shotgun sequence genome and harbors:
- the LOC129649298 gene encoding KRAB-A domain-containing protein 2 isoform X1; the protein is MLNSYENTVPQGDFLQFSTTPQRAGNDPPGVSNPSETDTEISTMREKFLASVTKLVESKSYNSKVFSKEKYFQTIKEVKEAKEKGKKSSRDYRRAAKYDVISVAGTEKLIEAAHRERDRIRYYVHKEELFDILHDTHLNIGHGGRTRMLKELQGKYGNVTKEVIVLYLTLCKQCHQKNPVPKRGLAPKPMPCKDNDSRCQVEILDMQSNADGEFKFILYYQDHLTKFIILRPLKAKQAHEVVSVLLDIFTILGPPSVLESDSGMEFTNQVVNELNEVWPDLKIVLGKSHPGQGQGFLERASRDVKTMLSAWMQSNHSRHWTEGLRFMQMVRNQAFDGSLQQSPYEAMFGCKAKFGLYSSHLPRETVAVLHTEEELEIAEEQLESSLWVRQEERAEVGADRSDMDEDVDPTPLEASEPSTSQAASGLFSW